The following is a genomic window from Amycolatopsis sp. BJA-103.
AGCGATCCGGCCGACCGTGGCGACCGTATCTGCTGGCTCCGGTGATGCTACAGCTTCGTCCCTGCCCAGTCCTGGCTTCGGCGACACGCGGTCACCAGCAAAGCGCCAAGGTCTGTCTCCGTTCCCGGACGGCCAGCGCGACCGAGGCCGCGGCAACCCCGCTCACGACCACCACCGCGGCCGCCAGCCGTCGGAGCCGCCACGCGGATCGGTGCGCCCGGGCCGTCTCTTCTTCGCGGGCCTGGATGCTCGCGTCGAGGAACTGGTGTTCCCGGAGGGTCAATCTCGCCCCTCCGGCCAACGCGATCGCTTCATCGAGCTGGCTGCCCCGGTAGAGCGGCGCCGGGTCGCGGTCCGCGCGTTCCCACACCCCGGCGGCCTCGGTCAGCCGCCGATGCAGATACAGGGCGCCACGGCCGGTGGACAGCCAGCTCCGCAGCCGCGGCCATTCCCGGATGAGCGCGTCGTGCGCCAGCTCCAGCCCATCGGCGCCCGCGGTCACGAGCCTGGCGTCGATCAGCCGGGCGACCACCGGCGCGGCGGCCGGGTCGAGTTCGTGCGCGGGGACGCGCCGCCGGGTGTCGTGGCCGTCGGCGCCCAGCGTGGTCAGCCGGACGAACACGTCCCGTGCCTGCTGCCGCCCGAGTTCGTCGAACTCGCCGAAAACCTCCTCGGCCGTGTCGGCCAGGGCGCGCGTTATCCCGCCGGCCGCCTGGTACGCGGCGAGGGTGAGCGTGGCGCCGTGAGGGCGTTGCCAGGTCCGGCGCATCGCCTGGGAGACCAGCGGGAGAACGCCGTGCCTGCCCGCCGTCTCGGCCATGACCGTGGCGACCAGCGCGCCTTCCAGCTGGTGCCCGGCGGCGATCGCCGGGCGCATGATCGCCGAGCGCAGCTGCTCCGCGGTCATCGGCCCGGCGTCGACCCGGTTCTCGGGCCGCAGCGCCGCGGCGAGCGCGGGATACCTCTCGCAGTGTCCGATGAAATCCGAACGCACACCCACCACGAGCCGGGTCCGGCTGTCCGGTTCCTGGACGGCGTGCAGGAGCACCGCGACGAAGGCGTCACGCTCCTCCACGGTCCGGCAGCGGGTGAAGACCTCTTCGAACTGATCGATCACGAGCAGGAGTTCCGCGTCCTCGTGCCGCCTCGCCAGGAACTGACGGACACGCAGGTGCAACCCCGCCGGATCCGCCGTCAGCTCCCCGTGCAGCCGGACCGCCGATCCGCCGCTCACCGCGGCCAGCTGGATCGCGCCTTCCCGGAGCGGATGCGGCCCGGGAGTGAATCGCAGGATCGTCCGATCCCGGCCGGATCGCCGGACCGCCGCGATCAGTCCGGCCGCCAGTAAGGACGACTTGCCGGATCCCGAAGCGCCGGAAACCGCGAGGAGTCGTCGTCCGGTGACGTGGCGCGACAATTCTTCGACAAGGCGCTCGCGGCCGAAGAAATAGTCGGCCTGGTGTGCCCCGAATGCGTTGAGACCCGGATAGGGGATCTCTTCGTCGATTTCCTCGGGCTCCGCGACACGGTTCATCGCGGCGGTCCCGTACCAACGCTCCTCCCACTCGGCGAGGTCGCCTTCGCACGCCCGGACGTAGGCCAAGGTCACCGCCAGAGTCGGCAGTTTCCGGCCACCCGCCGCGTCGGACAAGGTGCTCGCCGCGTAGTGGGCCCGCTTGCTCAATTCCCGGTACGGCGGGCTTCCGGCGTTCTCGCGCAACCGTCGCAGATCCCCCGCGAACTGTGACAACGAATCTTCTTCCGTAACGAATGGACGTTCATGTCGTGGCATCAGCCACCCCCCAGGTGTCTGCTTTTCCCCATTGTCCGGAAGTTTGTCGTTCGCTGTCCACTCCCCGGCACAGAACACTGCCGGCGCACTAGACAGGTGACAGCGGGTGCCGTGCTTCACGCGGCTCTCGCTCTCGAAAATCGGAAATGATCACTGGAGGGGAAATGAAAAACGTGGGGATCCGCGGAATCGCGGTGGCGGCGGGGGCCGTCGCACTCACCGGGGGCATCCTGCTGGCAGGTGCCGGCTCGGCGTCCGCCGATACCGAGGTGAAGCATCACTCGGCGATCGGCGGGGAGGTCGGCACCAGTCACGTGGGCAGGTGGACGACCACCTACTACGACGGCGTCGCCTGGAACGCCACCGTGTTCGTCGACTACGGCCGCAGCGGCGCCTACACCAAGTGCTCGGACGGCCACCGGGTCTACGGACCGACGGTGGGACCGGGAACCTGGCTGTGGGGCGGCGATTGCTACAACCACGGCAACATCGTCGACTACGGCTCGTACGAAGGCTGACAACAGCCTGAACGGCGGCCCGTTCCCTCCTTGGGGGCGGGCCGCCGTCACCCGTCCGGGTCGATCAGAGGTCCACCACCGACAGTCCGTCCGCCACGACGACGCCGTCGTGCAGGACCGTGCGGTCCTTGCCGCGGTCCATCACCGCGCTCGTCGGGGTTTCGCCGTCCACCAGCAGCAGGTCGGCGCGGTCGCCCACGGCCACGCCGGGACGGTCGGCGATGCCCGCCAGCCGCGGGACGTCGTGGCGCATGATCGACGCGCCACCCATCGTCGCGACGGCCAGCGCCATTTCGATCAGGTCGTCGCGGCGGAAGCCGTGCGTGAAGGCCAGTTGCCAGGTGCGGTCGAGCAGATCGCAGTTGCCGTACGGGCTCCAGTAGTCCCGCTGGCCGTCTTCCCCCAGGCCGACGCGCACGCCCGCGGTCGTGAGGTCCGCCAGGGACAGCTGGCCGTCGACGGACGGCGCGACGGTCGCCATCGCGATGTCCAGCTCCGCGAACGTGTCGATCAGGCGGCGGCTCACCGATTCCGAAATCGAGCCCAGCTCGTACGCGTGGGACAGGGTCACCTTGCCGCGCATGTCCAGCGCGCGGACCCGCTCGATCACCAAATCGGTCGAGAACACGCCCAGATGCCCCGGCTCGTGCAGGTGGATGTCCACCTCGACGCCGTACTTCTCGGCGAGGCCGAAAACAACGTCGAGATGTCCCTTGGGGTCCTTGTCCAGCGAGCACGGGTCGATCCCGCCGACGACCGTGGCGCCTGAACGCAGCGAGGCCTCCAGGACGTCCACGGTGCCGGGCTCACGCAGGATCCCGGCTTGCGGGAACGCCATCACGTCGACGTCAGCGTGCCCGGCGAACCGCTCCTTCGCGGCGAGCACGGCGTCGAGCTTCTCCAGCCGGCAGTCGACGTCCACCTGCGCGTAGGTGCGCACCCGGGTGGTGCCGTTGGCGATCATCCGCTCCAGCGTCCCGGCGACGCGCTCGGGCAGCGGCACCTCGGCGTCACGCCAGTTCTCACGGTCGTTCAGCATCATCGCCCAGACGCCCGGCGCGCCCGTATGCGGCCGGAACGGCAGGCCGACGCGAGTCGAGTCCAGGTGGACGTGCACGTCGCTGAACGACGGGAACAGCAGCCGCCCGCGCCCCTCGACCGTGCCGGGTGACGGCGCGGCGGCGGGATCGTGCGCCCGCACCGCGGTGATCCGGCCATCGGCCACTTCGACGTCACTGTGCTGTCCACCCCACGGGCGGACGTCACGGATCAACACGGAGAGCACCTTTCTCGACGAGGTCCCGGCGACTCACTTTGGCATACCAAAGCGAGGGGACTTGAATGAGGCGGCGCTTAGGCGCGATCCCTCAGCCGCCGGTCCGCCGTTCGCCAGATGACCTGAGGATCGAGGTCGGTGGCGTGCCACGTGGTGGCGCGGGTGGTGCCGAGGTCGCGGTACTTCCGCATGATCTCGACGTGCGCGGGGAGCCCGACGAAGCCGCGCAAGCCTTTGCGGTCATGCCATACCGAGACCGACCCGAGTCGCCGTCGCAGCGGTTCGGCCCACAACCACTGGCCGATCGCGCCGGGTAGGCGCGGCCACTCGCGGCCGAGCGCGTAGCCGGCCCGGTAGGCGCCCGGTGTTCGTCGAAAGTCGTCCAGCGTCAACTCGGTGACGCTGACCAGTACGTCCCCCGCGACGTCCGCCGCCGGGCCGGCGATCCACCTGCTCCTGATCATGCTCACTCCTCATGGCACTTCAGCCCGAGAAGGCTGCACCCGCAGATGATACGCGCATGCTTACGATATGCGCGAACGGCCGGCAGCCCGGCTGCCGGCCGTTCGCTGTCCCAGGTTCAGGGGCGGTAGATCTCCTTGACCGTGCTGATCCGGTCGTCGCCGTTCACGCTGATCTGCGCGAGCACCGGATTGCCGTCCTTCAACTGCTGGATCAGCTGTTCCTGACCGCACGGCCGGCTGCCGAAGCCCTGGTCGTCGATGGTGACCGAGTCGCTGGGGCACAGGGTGGCCGCGCTGAACACCTCGCCGCCCTTCTGCAGCGGAAGCCGGTAGGTCCTGCCGTCGACCGGCGAGTCCTGGTGCGTGACCAGCTCGAAGCGGACCATCCGCGTGCCGGCGTCGTACCCGGCGAACTGCACCCGCTGGGTGGAGTTCGGGAACTTGCGGACCTGTCCCTCGGGCGCCCCGCCGGAGGGCCTGGTTTCCAGCTGCAGGGAGCTGTTGGGCACGCCACAGACCACCGCGCCTTCTTCGCCCGCGGAGCCCGCCTGACGGGCGCAGGTCCACTTCCCCTGGACGTCGAGTACCCGCTCGCCGGGGCCTTCGGCCTGCGGCAACTTCTGGTAGTACTCGGCGATCACGGTGAACGCCTCGGTGCAGCCCGGCTTGGTGCCGTCGGTGGCGGCCACCGCGATGAGGTCCATCTTCGTCCGGCCGGGTGCGCCGACCGG
Proteins encoded in this region:
- a CDS encoding nSTAND1 domain-containing NTPase yields the protein MSQFAGDLRRLRENAGSPPYRELSKRAHYAASTLSDAAGGRKLPTLAVTLAYVRACEGDLAEWEERWYGTAAMNRVAEPEEIDEEIPYPGLNAFGAHQADYFFGRERLVEELSRHVTGRRLLAVSGASGSGKSSLLAAGLIAAVRRSGRDRTILRFTPGPHPLREGAIQLAAVSGGSAVRLHGELTADPAGLHLRVRQFLARRHEDAELLLVIDQFEEVFTRCRTVEERDAFVAVLLHAVQEPDSRTRLVVGVRSDFIGHCERYPALAAALRPENRVDAGPMTAEQLRSAIMRPAIAAGHQLEGALVATVMAETAGRHGVLPLVSQAMRRTWQRPHGATLTLAAYQAAGGITRALADTAEEVFGEFDELGRQQARDVFVRLTTLGADGHDTRRRVPAHELDPAAAPVVARLIDARLVTAGADGLELAHDALIREWPRLRSWLSTGRGALYLHRRLTEAAGVWERADRDPAPLYRGSQLDEAIALAGGARLTLREHQFLDASIQAREEETARAHRSAWRLRRLAAAVVVVSGVAAASVALAVRERRQTLALCW
- a CDS encoding amidohydrolase family protein, which produces MLIRDVRPWGGQHSDVEVADGRITAVRAHDPAAAPSPGTVEGRGRLLFPSFSDVHVHLDSTRVGLPFRPHTGAPGVWAMMLNDRENWRDAEVPLPERVAGTLERMIANGTTRVRTYAQVDVDCRLEKLDAVLAAKERFAGHADVDVMAFPQAGILREPGTVDVLEASLRSGATVVGGIDPCSLDKDPKGHLDVVFGLAEKYGVEVDIHLHEPGHLGVFSTDLVIERVRALDMRGKVTLSHAYELGSISESVSRRLIDTFAELDIAMATVAPSVDGQLSLADLTTAGVRVGLGEDGQRDYWSPYGNCDLLDRTWQLAFTHGFRRDDLIEMALAVATMGGASIMRHDVPRLAGIADRPGVAVGDRADLLLVDGETPTSAVMDRGKDRTVLHDGVVVADGLSVVDL